The Terriglobia bacterium genome contains the following window.
CGCGTCGGTCGTGAGCGCCGGGCGGCCCGGCGGCAGCTTCGGCAGGACCGCGCTGTCCGACAGGGTCGCCAGGAACGGATTGTCCAGCGCCGGCAGGAACGTCTCCCGCACCAGCGCCTGGGTCAGCCTCCCACCCGAGCCGTGGGCGAGGAGGATCCTGTCGGACCCGCTCACGACGCCGCCCCCGCCGCGAATCGATCGTGCCGGTGCCACGCCGCGCACGTTCCCTCGCTGGACACCATGCAAGCTCCGACCGGGGTGTCCGGGGTGCACTCCCGGGCGAACAGCGGGCACTCCGGCGGGTCGATGGCTCCCTTCAGGACCTCACCGCAGCGACACCCCTCGGGCTCCACCGGATCCGGCAGCTCGACCTCGATCCGCGATGCGTCCCGATGCGCCCAGGCCGGACGCAGCGCGAGGCCCGACGCGGGGATCGTCCCGAGGCCCCGCCACGACGCGGCGACCGGCTCGAAGAACTTGTCGAGGAGTTCCCTGGCGTGGGGGTTGCCCTCGGGCGCCACGACGCGGCCGTACAGGTTGGCGACCTCCGCCCTGCCGTCCCTGAGCTGCTCCACGAGATCGAGGACCCCGCGAAGGACGTCCGCCGGCGTGAACCCGACGACCGCGGCGGGCACCCCGAACTCCGCCGGCAGGAACTCGAACTCCCTGGATCCGGTCACCACCGCGACGTGCCCGGGAAGGAGAACGCCGCTCACCCTGACCCCAGGATCCCGCGCGAGCGCCCGGAGCGGCGGCGGAACGGT
Protein-coding sequences here:
- the hypD gene encoding hydrogenase formation protein HypD gives rise to the protein RARGARIRVVYSPRDALDAARADPSTRVVFLAVGFETTAPTIVAAVEEAEREGVRNFTILPGNKTVPPPLRALARDPGVRVSGVLLPGHVAVVTGSREFEFLPAEFGVPAAVVGFTPADVLRGVLDLVEQLRDGRAEVANLYGRVVAPEGNPHARELLDKFFEPVAASWRGLGTIPASGLALRPAWAHRDASRIEVELPDPVEPEGCRCGEVLKGAIDPPECPLFARECTPDTPVGACMVSSEGTCAAWHRHDRFAAGAAS